From a single Miscanthus floridulus cultivar M001 chromosome 8, ASM1932011v1, whole genome shotgun sequence genomic region:
- the LOC136473838 gene encoding endo-1,4-beta-xylanase 1-like: MQCGWRLQLATGAMNFILDLHAPYWYAASSIPSLLTTSHERTSFLSSQHTNTHQKLPGARARSNRDHFLQSLPAMVACSHQGDVVFEVDAIGWAPSGARTALSLHHELDPARLPAANKGAATVGGHERTPSGRYVLATGLADEEDGLCQAITPGALKPRVTYRVAGWISVSVAAAPGAGVGGTTTYHPVHVSIRVDDGRCVIDGGAVACSATASESEAAGGGSRWAEIKGAFRLKESPRSASVHVHGAPAGVDVKVMDLRIIATDPKARFSYLKDKTDKVRKRDVVVKVGGAPAGASVRVVQLDSAFPIGSCINGTVIQDPAFVDFFTNHMDWAVFENELKWYWTEAQRGQLNYADADRLLDFCDRAGKPVRGHCIFWAVDADVQQWIKDIAAYGRDQLMAAVQARLNGLLGRYAGRFPHYDVNNEMLHGRFFRDRLGDDVAALMFREAARLDPGAALFVNDYNVECGNDPSATPERYVELIRYLQWRGAQVGGVGLQGHVTHPVGEIICYALDALSAATDLPIWFTELDVGEPDDALRADDLEAVMREAYAHPAVQGVVLWGFMQGHMWRQDAALVNTDGTVNDAGQRFIDLRREWTSDARGRLDADGQFKFRGFHGNYVAQVTMPTGTKMLKAFTVDKGDTPLVLDMDN; this comes from the exons ATGCAGTGCGGGTGGCGGCTGCAACTTGCAACTGGTGCCATGAACTTTATACTTGATCTACACGCTCCATATTGGTAT GCTGCGTCCTCAATCCCGTCTCTCCTCACAACAAGTCACGAGCGAACAAGTTTCCTTTCGTCCCAACACACAAACACACACCAAAAACTCCCGGGCGCCAGAGCTCGATCAAATCGAGACCATTTCCTCCAGAGCTTGCCGGCCATGGTGGCCTGCAGTCACcag GGTGATGTGGTGTTCGAGGTGGACGCCATCGGCTGGGCTCCCTCCGGTGCGCGCACGGCGCTGTCCCTGCACCACGAGCTGGACCCGGCCAGGCTCCCCGCCGCTAATAAAGGGGCGGCCACCGTCGGCGGGCACGAGCGCACGCCCAGCGGGCGGTACGTCCTCGCGACGGGGctcgccgacgaggaggacggccTGTGCCAGGCGATCACGCCGGGCGCGCTCAAGCCCCGGGTCACGTACCGTGTCGCCGGATGGATCAGCGTCAGCGTAGCGGCGGCGCCAGGCGCCGGGGTGGGAGGAACAACGACCTATCATCCCGTGCACGTCAGCATCCGCGTCGACGACGGCCGCTGCGTCATCGACGGCGGCGCTGTCGCCTGCTCCGCCACCGCCTCCGAGTCGGAGGCAGCAGGCGGCGGCAGCAGGTGGGCGGAGATCAAGGGCGCGTTCCGGCTGAAGGAGAGCCCCCGCAGCGCGTCGGTGCACGTGCATGGGGCGCCTGCCGGCGTGGACGTGAAGGTCATGGACCTTCGGATCATCGCCACCGACCCAAAAGCGCGCTTCAGCTACCTCAAGGACAAGACGGACAAG GTGCGCAAGCGTGACGTGGTTGTGAAGGTGGGCGGTGCCCCGGCGGGCGCGTCCGTGCGCGTGGTGCAGCTGGACAGCGCCTTCCCCATTGGCAGCTGCATCAACGGCACGGTGATCCAGGACCCGGCCTTCGTGGACTTCTTCACCAACCACATGGACTGGGCCGTCTTCGAGAACGAGCTCAAGTGGTACTGGACCGAGGCGCAGCGCGGGCAGCTCAACTACGCGGACGCCGACCGCCTGCTCGACTTCTGCGACCGCGCGGGCAAGCCCGTGCGGGGCCACTGCATCTTCTGGGCCGTCGACGCCGACGTGCAGCAGTGGATCaaggacatcgccgcctacggcCGGGACCAGCTCATGGCTGCCGTGCAGGCACGCCTCAACGGCCTCCTCGGCCGCTACGCGGGGAGGTTCCCGCACTACGACGTCAACAACGAGATGCTGCACGGGCGCTTCTTCCGCGACCGCCTGGGCGACGACGTGGCCGCGCTCATGTTCCGCGAGGCGGCCCGCCTGGACCCGGGCGCCGCGCTCTTCGTCAACGACTACAACGTCGAGTGCGGCAACGACCCCAGCGCCACGCCGGAGCGGTACGTGGAGCTCATCCGCTACCTGCAGTGGCGCGGCGCGCAGGTCGGCGGCGTGGGGCTGCAGGGCCACGTGACCCACCCCGTCGGGGAGATCATCTGCTACGCGCTCGACGCGCTCTCCGCGGCCACCGACCTGCCTATCTGGTTTACGGAGCTCGACGTGGGCGAGCCCGACGACGCCCTGCGGGCCGACGACCTCGAGGCCGTGATGCGCGAGGCGTACGCGCACCCGGCCGTCCAGGGCGTCGTGCTCTGGGGGTTCATGCAGGGACACATGTGGAGGCAGGACGCCGCCCTCGTCAACACCGACGGCACAGTCAACGACGCCGGCCAGAGGTTCATTGACCTCCGGAGGGAGTGGACCTCCGACGCGCGGGGCCGCCTCGACGCCGATGGACAGTTCAAGTTCAGGGGCTTCCACGGCAACTACGTGGCGCAGGTCACCATGCCCACGGGGACGAAGATGCTCAAGGCGTTCACCGTCGACAAAGGGGACACGCCTCTCGTCCTGGACATGGATAACTGA